From one Dehalococcoidales bacterium genomic stretch:
- a CDS encoding permease — MEVRKSTRKIDKTLLVLVALVLIAVTIAFLTGGGQLALAGLRQAGRLAGTIWFRLILGFTLGGLIQVLVPRALIARWLGPASGLKGILIGSYTGMLMSGGPYVFLPIIASIYRAGAGVGPVIALLAGRSLLGIEMLIVWQMPFFGIQLPLARFIASLLLPPLIGLAGKAVYQAVTRTDEAIAAGEEKNAESKHAAEPDKPGTMPEQEDGKWT; from the coding sequence ATGGAAGTCAGAAAATCAACCCGGAAGATAGACAAGACCCTGCTGGTACTGGTCGCCCTGGTGCTGATTGCGGTAACGATTGCCTTCTTGACCGGAGGCGGACAGCTAGCTCTGGCGGGCTTAAGACAGGCTGGCCGCCTCGCCGGGACAATATGGTTCCGTCTCATCCTGGGCTTTACCCTGGGAGGGCTGATTCAGGTACTGGTACCCCGCGCACTGATCGCCAGATGGCTGGGGCCGGCCTCAGGACTGAAGGGCATCCTCATTGGCTCCTATACCGGTATGCTGATGAGCGGCGGCCCCTATGTTTTCCTACCCATTATCGCCTCTATTTACCGGGCGGGGGCCGGTGTCGGCCCCGTCATCGCCCTGCTGGCCGGGCGTTCCCTGCTCGGTATTGAGATGCTCATCGTCTGGCAGATGCCATTCTTTGGCATACAGCTGCCCCTGGCACGGTTTATCGCCAGCCTGTTATTACCCCCTCTCATCGGACTGGCCGGTAAAGCGGTATACCAGGCTGTAACCAGAACAGATGAAGCAATTGCTGCCGGTGAGGAGAAAAACGCTGAAAGCAAACACGCTGCTGAGCCGGATAAACCCGGCACAATGCCGGAACAGGAGGATGGAAAATGGACATAA
- a CDS encoding permease: MDITLLALVGMVLTATAIAFWQGRWPLLYSGLKQAVLTLKFIWVRLILGITLGGLIQVIIPSNLVAEWLGPTSGLKGILIGSYVGAVISGGPYITLPIVVSIYAAGAGVGPVIALLTSISLLGIQPILAWQIPLLGAKITLVKYAVCLVLPPFIGLAGDAIYRLLTAA, encoded by the coding sequence ATGGACATAACCCTGCTGGCGCTGGTGGGCATGGTGCTAACGGCCACGGCCATCGCTTTCTGGCAGGGTAGATGGCCACTACTCTACTCAGGGCTGAAACAGGCCGTCCTAACCTTGAAGTTCATCTGGGTACGCCTGATACTGGGCATAACCCTGGGAGGACTGATTCAGGTGATAATCCCCAGCAACCTGGTCGCCGAGTGGCTGGGACCCACGTCAGGATTAAAGGGCATCCTCATCGGCTCCTACGTCGGTGCCGTCATCAGCGGCGGACCCTATATTACCCTGCCCATCGTCGTATCTATTTACGCTGCCGGGGCCGGCGTTGGCCCGGTTATTGCCCTGCTGACATCAATAAGCCTGCTCGGCATACAGCCGATACTGGCCTGGCAAATACCATTACTGGGGGCAAAAATAACTTTAGTGAAGTACGCCGTCTGTCTGGTTCTGCCTCCATTTATCGGCCTGGCGGGGGACGCCATCTACCGCCTGTTGACCGCGGCTTA